Proteins found in one Brevibacillus brevis genomic segment:
- a CDS encoding GTP pyrophosphokinase: protein MHKLDWELYLLPFEQAVEEIKVKIKNIRNELRKRKEHSPIEFAVGRVKSIPSIYNKANRLQFPIDENICWEIRDIAGIRVICQFIDDIPAVVEMIRNRGDMRVYLEKDYVSTPKESGYRGYHLAVEYPIMMAGGQVTIPVEIQIRTLGMNFWATIEHSLNYKYEGIIPSDIRQRLFEAAKASYKLDSEMNNIRDEIKDAQAEFTKKEVPMESLLSLVELDLDVDAAMDEGSISEGTVEEDDKR from the coding sequence GTGCACAAACTAGATTGGGAACTATATCTGCTACCGTTCGAACAAGCTGTAGAAGAAATCAAAGTCAAAATTAAAAATATCCGTAACGAGCTGCGCAAACGCAAGGAGCATTCACCGATTGAGTTTGCGGTAGGCAGGGTCAAATCGATCCCGAGTATTTACAACAAGGCAAACCGCTTGCAGTTTCCGATTGATGAGAATATCTGCTGGGAAATTCGCGATATCGCAGGCATCCGCGTCATTTGTCAGTTTATTGATGATATACCGGCAGTCGTAGAGATGATCCGCAATCGCGGAGACATGCGTGTCTATTTGGAGAAGGATTATGTTTCTACCCCAAAAGAAAGCGGCTACCGCGGCTATCACCTTGCTGTGGAGTATCCGATCATGATGGCGGGTGGACAAGTGACCATTCCGGTAGAAATTCAGATTCGCACGTTGGGAATGAATTTTTGGGCGACGATTGAGCACTCGCTGAATTATAAATACGAGGGAATTATCCCATCTGATATACGGCAAAGATTGTTTGAGGCTGCCAAGGCGTCCTACAAGCTGGATAGCGAAATGAACAATATCCGGGACGAAATTAAAGACGCCCAAGCAGAGTTTACGAAAAAAGAAGTGCCGATGGAGTCATTGTTATCGCTGGTGGAGCTGGATCTCGACGTCGATGCGGCAATGGACGAAGGAAGTATAAGTGAGGGGACTGTAGAAGAGGATGACAAGCGTTAA
- a CDS encoding methyl-accepting chemotaxis protein, with the protein MKLGARILLVLLLAGSVPLTAAGVFAYQESKQELLNGSAATLEALRQSNKEQVENYFRERARNVDTLAASGTVMSALSSFEDVWRQGLESPTYEEVQARYTNELKMEVARYGFVNAFLLNAQGDIVYETKPQADFGTNLLTGPHADSVLGQTVQQVQKTQSAEMSDLGIYEPSGGAPGVYIAAPIYERGYIIGQIAVEVSMDYISRIFNQREGLGETGKIYLVGGPDKLMRSQLGSGPNTLLQQKVDTPIVDQVLLTQQSEGTAESVDYLGQQVLVSYDQVKVGKKTWAILAERNMTEILEGPTRIRDAMIAFNGAVLVLIVIISLLTANWLRRSFRGMLAVAERIGHGDFSREIPDKLLKRKDELGELAGSLVTMQKQLRKILFQIQQAAASVSGAVRNIQGNTSEIAASSQQIVLVVDQVAAAAESQVEKMGQTLNLAVDLTKDVAVVTENVERVTLSAEEMKQHAHAGRRAIADVMESMDEINRSVEAATDVIHVLEGRSKDISRIISVITEIARQTNLLALNAAIEAARAGEHGKGFAVVAGEVRKLAEDTNSAAQQIVGMIGDVQKDTREAVSRMVEGAQTTARGMKTAHQSQEMFQHIEENIHGVSQEINSVSEAFKRMAPDTQQVAVVAGEVSSASMQAAAGVQSISAAVEEQSAAMELIADAANQLAILAEELRSSLATFVSREN; encoded by the coding sequence ATGAAGTTGGGCGCTCGTATACTGCTCGTACTACTATTGGCAGGAAGTGTACCGCTGACGGCAGCGGGAGTGTTTGCTTATCAGGAATCCAAGCAGGAATTGTTGAATGGAAGTGCCGCTACACTGGAAGCACTACGTCAAAGCAACAAGGAACAGGTGGAAAATTACTTTCGCGAGCGAGCCAGGAACGTGGATACGTTGGCTGCATCGGGAACAGTAATGTCCGCCCTTTCTTCGTTTGAGGACGTGTGGCGGCAAGGCCTGGAATCGCCTACTTATGAAGAAGTGCAAGCGCGATATACGAACGAATTGAAGATGGAGGTTGCCCGCTACGGCTTCGTAAATGCTTTTCTGTTGAATGCACAAGGGGATATCGTGTACGAGACAAAGCCGCAGGCCGATTTTGGTACCAATCTCCTGACGGGCCCACACGCTGACTCTGTACTTGGCCAGACTGTGCAGCAAGTCCAGAAAACCCAAAGCGCAGAAATGTCGGATCTAGGCATTTACGAACCATCTGGAGGGGCGCCAGGGGTATACATTGCAGCGCCGATCTACGAACGAGGCTACATCATCGGGCAAATAGCAGTCGAAGTCTCCATGGATTATATTTCAAGAATATTCAACCAACGAGAAGGTCTGGGGGAAACCGGGAAGATTTACTTGGTTGGCGGCCCGGACAAGCTCATGCGCTCGCAACTGGGCAGTGGACCAAATACGTTGTTACAGCAAAAAGTAGATACGCCCATTGTCGATCAAGTCTTGCTCACCCAACAATCCGAAGGAACGGCCGAAAGCGTGGATTACTTAGGGCAGCAAGTGCTCGTATCCTACGATCAGGTTAAAGTGGGGAAGAAGACGTGGGCGATTTTGGCAGAGAGAAATATGACCGAAATACTGGAAGGCCCAACCCGCATTCGGGATGCCATGATTGCCTTTAATGGTGCCGTACTCGTGCTCATTGTCATCATCTCATTACTTACAGCAAACTGGCTTCGCCGCTCGTTTCGCGGCATGCTTGCTGTCGCAGAGCGGATTGGGCATGGTGATTTTTCGCGTGAGATTCCTGACAAGCTATTAAAACGAAAAGATGAATTAGGGGAGCTGGCAGGGTCTCTCGTTACGATGCAAAAGCAACTGCGCAAAATCTTGTTTCAAATTCAGCAGGCAGCTGCTTCCGTTTCCGGTGCCGTGCGAAATATTCAGGGAAACACCAGTGAGATTGCCGCTTCCAGCCAGCAAATTGTCCTCGTCGTCGATCAAGTGGCTGCAGCAGCTGAGAGTCAGGTAGAGAAAATGGGACAAACCTTGAATCTTGCTGTGGATTTGACGAAGGATGTGGCGGTGGTAACGGAAAATGTAGAACGAGTGACCTTATCTGCGGAAGAAATGAAGCAGCATGCACACGCAGGCAGACGCGCGATCGCAGATGTGATGGAAAGCATGGACGAAATCAATCGTTCGGTAGAAGCTGCAACGGATGTCATTCATGTATTGGAAGGTCGCTCGAAGGACATTTCGAGAATTATCTCTGTCATTACAGAAATTGCCCGCCAGACCAATCTGCTAGCCTTGAATGCTGCAATCGAAGCGGCCAGAGCAGGAGAGCATGGCAAGGGATTTGCCGTCGTTGCAGGGGAAGTGCGCAAGCTCGCGGAAGATACCAACAGTGCTGCCCAGCAGATCGTAGGCATGATTGGAGACGTACAAAAGGATACGAGAGAAGCAGTATCCAGAATGGTAGAGGGTGCCCAAACGACCGCCCGTGGCATGAAGACAGCACACCAATCGCAAGAGATGTTCCAGCACATCGAGGAAAACATCCACGGGGTGTCGCAAGAAATTAACAGCGTCAGCGAAGCCTTCAAGCGTATGGCGCCAGATACCCAACAGGTAGCTGTAGTCGCTGGGGAAGTATCGTCTGCTTCGATGCAAGCGGCTGCAGGTGTCCAAAGCATCTCGGCTGCGGTGGAGGAGCAGAGTGCAGCGATGGAGCTCATCGCAGATGCTGCGAATCAGCTGGCTATTCTGGCAGAAGAGCTGAGAAGCTCCCTTGCAACCTTTGTTTCGCGCGAAAATTAA
- a CDS encoding N-acetyltransferase: MGVAKALAVRQATMKDVDAMLEIVNEYAQQGLMLPRTKLSFLENLQSFIVAHDGDSVVGVAGLHILWEDLAEIRSLAISEKAKGMGVGKHLVLHLVEQCRLLGIKRVLALTYQQVFFEKCGFWVVAKETLPQKAWKDCINCSKLPMCDEIAMIFETS; the protein is encoded by the coding sequence ATGGGTGTTGCAAAGGCGCTGGCAGTACGTCAGGCTACGATGAAAGACGTGGATGCCATGTTGGAGATTGTTAATGAATATGCACAGCAGGGCTTGATGCTGCCACGTACGAAGCTGTCTTTCTTGGAAAACTTGCAATCCTTTATTGTCGCTCATGATGGAGATTCGGTCGTAGGTGTCGCAGGCTTGCATATTTTGTGGGAGGACCTGGCGGAGATCCGCTCCTTGGCTATCTCGGAAAAAGCAAAGGGGATGGGCGTTGGGAAGCATCTGGTTCTTCATTTGGTTGAGCAATGCCGCCTTTTGGGAATTAAGCGTGTACTGGCGCTGACCTATCAACAAGTGTTTTTTGAAAAGTGCGGATTTTGGGTGGTCGCCAAGGAAACACTGCCGCAAAAAGCCTGGAAGGATTGTATTAACTGCTCCAAGCTGCCGATGTGCGACGAAATTGCTATGATTTTCGAAACGTCCTGA
- a CDS encoding TetR/AcrR family transcriptional regulator, giving the protein MTTRRERKKRETREKIFNAAIKLFKTHGFEATTIDMISEEADVARGTIFLHFTSKEAILANWGYERLHEIEERREEWDYGNDCKSKVLRIYKIMNEVTITNFDFIKVVVESSMKHRKVLENEKNMYFELRQLFADLIEEAQEKNQLKSKFNPLVAANMLENIYYNALYDWVRSEGAWALEEIMEEKVSIVFEGLVVE; this is encoded by the coding sequence TTGACGACGAGACGGGAACGGAAAAAGCGCGAAACACGCGAAAAAATCTTCAATGCTGCCATCAAGCTTTTCAAAACGCACGGCTTTGAAGCAACCACCATCGACATGATTTCCGAAGAAGCCGATGTTGCTCGCGGTACGATCTTTTTGCATTTCACTTCAAAGGAAGCCATTCTCGCTAACTGGGGATATGAACGTCTGCATGAAATCGAGGAGCGTCGGGAAGAGTGGGACTATGGTAACGACTGCAAATCGAAGGTACTGCGGATCTACAAGATCATGAATGAAGTCACCATTACCAATTTCGATTTCATCAAAGTCGTCGTAGAATCCTCGATGAAACATCGAAAAGTGCTTGAGAATGAAAAGAACATGTACTTTGAATTGCGCCAACTATTCGCTGACCTGATTGAAGAAGCGCAAGAAAAGAATCAATTGAAAAGCAAATTCAACCCTCTTGTCGCTGCAAATATGTTGGAAAATATTTACTATAACGCTCTTTATGATTGGGTACGCAGCGAAGGCGCCTGGGCACTCGAAGAAATCATGGAAGAGAAGGTCTCTATCGTATTCGAAGGGCTGGTCGTGGAATAA
- a CDS encoding peptide ABC transporter substrate-binding protein — protein sequence MRSSAKRWWQKTGKVVFAAGLAFALAACGQPQEAAKPATQPTTEATPASASAQPEQILRLNNFTEPLSLHPGLISDVWSSNVIFQTFEGLTRIDDKGVPQPAMAQEIKASDDLLTYTFTIRDNAKWSNGDPVTAHDFENAWKWALDSKNGSQYAYQLFYVKNAEAAFAGKAKPEEIGVKATDDKTLVVQLENPTPFFLELTAFYSYFPLNTKVVKEHPDWAKEAGPTYTSNGPFKLTAWEHKNKLTLTKNEHYWDADAVKLTKIEMSMINDANTELSMLEGGDLDWAGAPTGNLPLDAMPTLKEKGLLVITPKAGTYWYEFNTEQKPFHNKKIRQAFSYAISRKDIVENITQGGELVATAVVPPTMFAENEQGLFIDNDMEKAKQLLAEGMKEEGYASIDQLPPITLSYNTEEAQTKIAQAVQDMWQKNLGVHVKLENQEWNVYYENVKNGKYQVARMGWTGDFNDPINFLEIFRTKEGNNHTRWENRQFADLLAASAKEKDAAKRKAILQEAEKILVDEMPVIPFYFKSTVYAQNPKLKGVVISGLGYAQYKWAYFE from the coding sequence ATGAGAAGTTCCGCAAAACGATGGTGGCAAAAGACAGGAAAAGTTGTTTTCGCAGCAGGTTTGGCTTTCGCGCTTGCTGCATGCGGACAACCTCAGGAAGCAGCAAAGCCTGCCACACAACCAACGACAGAAGCTACACCAGCTAGTGCATCTGCGCAACCTGAACAGATACTCAGGCTGAATAACTTTACAGAACCGCTTTCTCTTCATCCCGGACTCATTTCGGATGTTTGGTCATCCAATGTTATTTTTCAGACGTTTGAAGGGCTGACGCGAATTGACGACAAGGGCGTTCCACAGCCCGCGATGGCCCAGGAAATCAAGGCATCAGATGATTTGTTGACGTACACCTTCACGATTCGCGACAATGCGAAGTGGTCGAACGGCGATCCCGTAACCGCGCACGATTTTGAAAATGCCTGGAAATGGGCACTCGATTCCAAAAACGGTTCCCAGTATGCCTACCAGCTGTTTTATGTAAAAAATGCAGAGGCAGCCTTTGCTGGCAAAGCGAAGCCCGAAGAGATCGGGGTCAAGGCAACAGACGACAAGACACTGGTTGTTCAACTGGAAAACCCGACGCCGTTTTTCCTGGAGCTGACGGCTTTTTACAGCTACTTTCCGCTAAATACCAAAGTGGTGAAAGAACATCCGGACTGGGCGAAGGAAGCAGGACCAACCTACACCTCGAATGGACCGTTCAAACTCACTGCGTGGGAGCATAAAAACAAGCTGACGCTTACGAAAAATGAGCATTATTGGGACGCAGACGCTGTCAAGCTGACCAAAATCGAAATGAGTATGATCAATGACGCGAATACAGAGCTGTCCATGCTGGAGGGCGGCGATCTCGATTGGGCAGGCGCCCCGACTGGCAATCTTCCGCTCGACGCGATGCCGACCTTGAAGGAAAAAGGTTTGCTGGTGATCACGCCAAAAGCAGGGACGTATTGGTATGAATTCAACACAGAGCAAAAGCCTTTCCACAACAAAAAAATTCGCCAAGCCTTTTCATACGCGATCAGCCGGAAAGACATTGTGGAGAATATCACCCAGGGAGGGGAATTGGTTGCGACAGCCGTAGTGCCGCCTACGATGTTTGCTGAGAACGAGCAAGGCTTGTTTATAGACAACGACATGGAAAAAGCCAAGCAACTGTTGGCGGAAGGCATGAAGGAAGAAGGGTATGCCAGCATCGACCAGCTCCCGCCGATTACACTGTCCTATAATACGGAGGAAGCACAGACGAAAATCGCCCAAGCCGTACAGGACATGTGGCAAAAAAACTTGGGTGTGCACGTCAAGCTGGAGAATCAGGAATGGAATGTCTATTATGAAAACGTGAAAAACGGGAAGTATCAAGTAGCGCGGATGGGGTGGACGGGGGATTTCAACGATCCGATCAACTTCCTGGAAATATTCCGGACGAAGGAAGGCAACAACCATACTCGTTGGGAGAATCGTCAATTTGCCGATCTATTGGCGGCTTCTGCCAAGGAGAAGGATGCTGCCAAACGAAAAGCGATCTTGCAAGAGGCTGAGAAAATCTTGGTAGACGAAATGCCAGTTATTCCGTTTTACTTTAAGTCTACGGTGTATGCGCAAAACCCCAAGTTGAAAGGCGTAGTCATTTCTGGTCTGGGATACGCGCAGTACAAATGGGCCTATTTCGAATAA
- a CDS encoding ATP-binding protein: MLIIKDILLQLLFVIVPVLLYRNVWLGRSTSNKMSVKSSMVIVCSSISVIFAMSFPVQLSNGMEYDLRSIPIIITILYAGYIPGILTILMMFVVKIVLGGDGVLITILGTMVYAIIPFLLVNRWYGYSLRKKLATVLLIGCLKQLSIIGGGMVVLIWRGFPLSIISDHLEPLVEIGYLALIVQGGAVYFIEFIRESHIIRKQVERSEKLNLISELAASVAHEVRNPLTVVRGFVQLLREETNPKNVEYIRLVLNELDRAEFIISDYLNLAKPHSETLERLEIAHTVKEVSAIMSSYSVMNRVEIACETEPGLFVESNAVKLKQALMNLMKNGIESMGQGGILHVTVRAAGNYHVISIKDEGEGMTPEQIEQIGLPFYSTKEKGTGLGLMVTCRIIEAMRGTIHFQSERGHGTQVTIQLPAVYTTEKGGEHGQRSRGVGATLS; this comes from the coding sequence ATGTTAATCATCAAAGACATTTTGCTGCAGTTGCTGTTCGTTATCGTCCCTGTTTTGCTGTATAGAAACGTTTGGCTGGGGCGATCAACCTCGAACAAGATGAGCGTCAAATCATCCATGGTTATCGTTTGTAGCTCGATCAGTGTCATTTTTGCCATGAGCTTTCCAGTACAACTCAGTAATGGTATGGAGTACGATTTACGCTCGATACCGATCATTATTACCATTTTATACGCCGGGTATATCCCGGGCATTTTAACGATTTTGATGATGTTTGTTGTAAAGATTGTTCTGGGAGGCGATGGCGTTCTTATAACGATTCTTGGAACGATGGTCTACGCGATCATCCCGTTTTTGTTGGTCAATCGTTGGTATGGCTACTCTTTACGAAAAAAACTAGCGACCGTTCTCTTGATCGGATGCTTAAAGCAGCTATCCATCATCGGTGGAGGGATGGTTGTTTTGATCTGGAGAGGGTTCCCGTTGTCCATCATTAGCGATCATCTGGAGCCGTTAGTGGAGATTGGCTACCTCGCTTTGATCGTTCAAGGTGGAGCTGTTTATTTCATCGAGTTTATTCGAGAATCTCATATTATCCGCAAGCAGGTCGAACGCTCGGAAAAGCTGAATCTGATCAGCGAGCTGGCAGCCAGTGTCGCCCACGAAGTGCGCAATCCACTCACGGTGGTACGAGGTTTTGTCCAATTGTTGCGTGAGGAGACGAATCCGAAAAACGTTGAATACATCCGATTGGTCTTAAATGAACTCGACCGGGCTGAATTTATCATTTCCGACTATTTAAATCTGGCCAAGCCTCATTCTGAGACGCTGGAGCGACTGGAGATTGCGCATACCGTAAAAGAAGTGAGCGCCATTATGTCCTCGTACAGCGTCATGAATCGAGTGGAAATCGCCTGTGAGACCGAGCCGGGCCTATTCGTTGAGAGCAACGCCGTTAAGCTCAAGCAAGCATTGATGAATCTAATGAAAAACGGTATCGAATCGATGGGACAAGGTGGCATACTCCATGTCACCGTACGAGCAGCCGGGAACTATCATGTGATTTCCATCAAGGATGAGGGAGAGGGGATGACGCCGGAGCAGATTGAACAGATTGGGCTACCTTTTTATTCTACGAAGGAAAAAGGGACAGGTCTCGGTTTGATGGTAACCTGCCGGATTATCGAGGCGATGCGGGGGACGATCCACTTTCAGAGTGAACGCGGGCACGGAACGCAGGTGACGATTCAACTGCCTGCAGTGTATACGACCGAAAAAGGAGGCGAACATGGACAAAGATCAAGAGGTGTGGGAGCGACTCTTTCATGA
- a CDS encoding DUF3656 domain-containing U32 family peptidase: MRNGIKREDIELLAPAGNWDCLKAAVANGANAIFFGVEKFNARARAENFQMAELPEIMAYLHMYGVKGFLTFNILVFENELEDARELIDACIHAGVDAVIVQDLGLVKMIREISPDFPIHGSTQMTITSPEAVEFTKPFDMERVVLGRENSLKEIKKIGEKAKLPMEVFVHGALCVSYSGQCLTSEMWGGRSANRGECAQACRLPYDLMVDGVQKDMGNIAYVLSPKDLAAIDLVPELIEAGVTSFKIEGRLKTPEYVANVVSKYNAAIERYFAGQDTGPTEVEVRELQQSFSRGFTHGFLTGTNNKQLVDGSFPKSRGVFLGTVKKLLPTGVLVDITAPVKRGDGIVFDAGDPTQKEEGGRIYDILSRSKKVEGEVSKGLYEIVMGRNDVNLKRLHVGDRVWKTSDPELDRRLRKTFETEKPYRTFPLSVHVSGKLGEKLSVTWVDKQANHAVSVPSEVLLETALKRPLSKELLHDQLSRLGGTIFHLEAHDLTVDLEGDLIVPVSELNRMRRDAVEQLVFLRSKPPIYHHHDINVYADVPKSQPVEKPLLTALCRSLEQLEAAAQTDVDFLYADFEFVKQYPEGVKLAHKYGKKIGIATMRIHMPDENGVLALIAKSKPDAILVRNTGALYYYLSRRDEIDIPLIGDFSLNVANHKAVELFLATGLERVTPSYDLNIQQMVDLLSRSNAANMELVIHQHMPMFHTEHCVYCTFMSEGTDHTNCGTPCETSRISLKDRVGFSHPIRVDTGCRNTVYNAIDQSGAEYLSEFRSLNVGSYRIEFLEEEPERVKEVISLYRKALRGEVSGTHVWRTLKATNQLGVTRGQLTK, encoded by the coding sequence ATGCGAAATGGTATAAAGCGTGAAGATATTGAGCTGTTGGCACCTGCTGGTAACTGGGACTGTTTGAAGGCAGCCGTGGCGAACGGTGCCAATGCCATCTTTTTTGGGGTAGAAAAGTTCAACGCGCGTGCTCGTGCTGAGAACTTTCAAATGGCGGAACTGCCTGAGATTATGGCTTATTTGCACATGTACGGGGTAAAGGGCTTCCTTACTTTTAATATTCTCGTATTTGAAAATGAACTGGAGGATGCACGCGAGCTGATTGACGCCTGTATTCACGCTGGAGTAGACGCGGTGATCGTACAAGACCTCGGTCTTGTAAAGATGATTCGCGAGATTTCTCCAGACTTCCCGATTCATGGCTCTACACAAATGACGATTACTTCGCCGGAAGCGGTGGAGTTCACGAAGCCGTTTGATATGGAACGCGTCGTGCTCGGTCGTGAAAATTCATTAAAAGAGATCAAAAAAATCGGAGAAAAAGCGAAGCTGCCGATGGAAGTATTCGTCCACGGTGCCTTGTGTGTTTCTTATTCCGGTCAATGTCTGACCTCGGAAATGTGGGGGGGACGCTCGGCAAACCGCGGGGAGTGTGCCCAGGCCTGTCGCTTGCCGTATGACCTGATGGTAGACGGTGTGCAAAAGGACATGGGAAACATCGCTTACGTGCTGTCCCCGAAGGACTTGGCTGCTATCGATTTGGTTCCTGAGTTGATCGAGGCTGGCGTGACTTCCTTTAAAATTGAAGGCCGCCTGAAAACACCTGAATACGTGGCAAACGTCGTGAGCAAGTACAATGCCGCCATCGAGCGTTATTTTGCCGGACAAGATACGGGACCAACCGAGGTAGAAGTACGTGAGCTGCAACAAAGCTTCTCTCGCGGGTTTACGCACGGATTTTTGACCGGGACAAACAACAAGCAGCTCGTAGATGGTTCGTTCCCGAAAAGCCGCGGTGTGTTTTTGGGAACCGTGAAAAAACTGCTGCCTACAGGCGTTTTGGTGGACATCACTGCTCCTGTCAAACGCGGAGACGGTATCGTGTTCGACGCGGGTGACCCTACGCAAAAAGAAGAAGGCGGTCGCATCTACGATATTTTGAGCCGCAGTAAAAAGGTAGAAGGTGAAGTTTCCAAAGGCTTGTACGAAATCGTCATGGGACGCAATGACGTGAATCTGAAGCGTCTTCACGTCGGTGACCGCGTATGGAAGACGAGCGACCCTGAGCTGGATCGTCGCCTGCGCAAAACGTTCGAGACCGAAAAGCCTTATCGCACCTTCCCGCTGTCCGTTCACGTGAGCGGAAAGCTGGGTGAAAAACTCAGTGTCACTTGGGTGGATAAACAAGCGAATCACGCTGTCAGTGTTCCTTCCGAGGTACTGCTGGAGACTGCTTTGAAGCGCCCTCTGTCGAAAGAGTTACTGCACGATCAATTAAGCCGTCTGGGCGGAACCATTTTCCACCTGGAAGCTCACGATCTGACTGTCGATCTCGAAGGGGATCTCATCGTACCTGTCAGTGAGTTGAACCGGATGCGCCGTGACGCAGTCGAACAGCTCGTGTTCCTGCGCTCCAAGCCGCCGATTTACCACCATCACGATATCAACGTATACGCGGATGTTCCGAAGAGCCAGCCAGTGGAAAAGCCGCTCCTGACAGCGCTGTGCCGTTCCCTTGAGCAATTGGAAGCAGCTGCGCAAACCGACGTGGACTTCCTCTACGCTGACTTTGAATTCGTCAAGCAGTATCCAGAGGGTGTCAAGCTGGCCCATAAGTACGGCAAAAAGATCGGGATTGCTACGATGCGCATTCATATGCCGGATGAAAACGGGGTCCTTGCCCTGATCGCGAAAAGCAAACCAGATGCTATTCTGGTCCGCAATACGGGAGCACTCTATTACTACTTGTCCCGTCGTGATGAAATCGACATTCCGCTGATTGGCGATTTCTCCCTGAATGTCGCGAACCACAAGGCAGTTGAGCTGTTCCTTGCAACAGGTCTTGAGCGCGTAACGCCATCGTACGATCTGAACATCCAACAAATGGTCGATCTGCTCAGCCGCTCAAACGCTGCGAACATGGAACTGGTTATCCACCAGCACATGCCGATGTTCCACACGGAGCACTGCGTATACTGCACATTCATGAGTGAAGGTACTGACCATACGAACTGCGGAACTCCATGTGAGACCTCCCGCATTTCTTTGAAAGACCGCGTCGGCTTCTCACACCCTATACGTGTGGATACCGGTTGCCGCAATACCGTTTATAACGCGATTGACCAGTCTGGTGCTGAGTATTTGAGTGAGTTCCGCTCCCTGAATGTCGGTAGCTATCGCATCGAGTTTTTGGAAGAAGAGCCAGAGCGCGTGAAAGAGGTAATCAGTCTGTATCGCAAAGCATTGCGCGGAGAAGTTAGCGGTACACATGTATGGCGTACCCTGAAGGCAACCAACCAGTTGGGTGTCACACGTGGGCAACTGACGAAATAA
- a CDS encoding DUF1128 domain-containing protein, with the protein MADLNQPTVENLAIIIEGIKAKLNMANTAVMRPEDFDLVHYEDLLYLYNMVQKKAAFGINEMTAIVEELGAMRKQS; encoded by the coding sequence ATGGCTGACCTGAATCAACCGACTGTAGAAAACTTGGCCATTATCATTGAGGGCATCAAAGCAAAGCTGAACATGGCGAATACGGCGGTGATGCGCCCGGAGGATTTCGATCTCGTTCATTACGAGGATTTGCTGTACCTGTACAACATGGTGCAGAAAAAAGCAGCGTTTGGCATCAATGAAATGACTGCCATCGTTGAAGAGCTGGGTGCGATGAGAAAACAATCCTAG
- a CDS encoding DUF4179 domain-containing protein: protein MREKIHAYKEQVDRIPVPTEKLDAIIAQTVQAVPKRKRLNKRKLVYSTGAAVVALGVLFSSAAVSPAMANLVSKVPLIGSIFSAYGDNGLKLASEKGLTTVIGESQDVDGHAITVNEVYYDGTRFTIGYTLETKQAVGEHYLGSSPDLTVNGKAFGYAGSSKHTQITPTLATGIVDIDAINGLPEEFKLGLSFHGEDGKQWNFSLPISSRTETKRIAINHQQKAGGIDLTVPDTTMGPAGLVVSFQAVTEEIGYLSSYLEFKVVDDKGNELGAYSGGSQGKKSDGKEYLAGTRRFDPVTADVKELRITPYLSLPSQGGGVGIDGNGKETIIQTTIDMIKKQGKDIEFKTFTVTLKK from the coding sequence ATGAGAGAAAAAATTCATGCCTATAAAGAGCAAGTAGATCGCATTCCAGTCCCGACAGAGAAGCTGGACGCTATTATCGCCCAAACGGTTCAGGCTGTACCGAAGAGAAAACGCCTGAACAAACGAAAGCTGGTGTACAGTACAGGGGCAGCGGTCGTAGCTTTAGGGGTCTTGTTTAGCTCAGCAGCAGTTTCCCCGGCGATGGCCAATCTGGTGTCCAAGGTGCCTTTGATTGGATCGATTTTCTCGGCATATGGAGACAACGGATTGAAGCTAGCGAGTGAAAAAGGCTTAACAACTGTCATTGGCGAGTCGCAGGACGTGGATGGTCATGCAATTACTGTCAATGAAGTGTACTATGACGGCACGCGTTTTACGATTGGTTATACATTGGAAACGAAGCAGGCAGTCGGAGAGCATTATTTAGGCTCCTCCCCAGATCTGACGGTAAATGGGAAAGCATTTGGATACGCAGGAAGCAGCAAACATACACAGATCACGCCGACGCTAGCGACCGGGATTGTCGATATCGATGCGATCAATGGCTTGCCAGAGGAGTTCAAGCTGGGATTGAGCTTTCATGGGGAGGACGGCAAGCAGTGGAACTTCTCCTTGCCAATCAGTTCCCGTACAGAAACCAAGCGCATTGCGATCAATCACCAGCAAAAAGCTGGAGGCATTGACCTCACTGTTCCGGATACAACAATGGGTCCAGCAGGACTGGTGGTCAGCTTCCAGGCGGTAACGGAGGAAATCGGCTATTTATCGAGCTATTTGGAATTCAAGGTCGTTGATGATAAAGGAAATGAGCTAGGAGCCTACTCAGGCGGTAGCCAAGGCAAAAAATCTGATGGTAAAGAATACCTTGCAGGAACCCGTCGTTTCGATCCGGTGACAGCAGATGTAAAAGAATTAAGGATCACTCCATATCTGTCATTGCCATCTCAAGGTGGTGGTGTTGGGATAGATGGAAATGGAAAAGAAACGATAATCCAAACAACCATCGACATGATAAAGAAACAAGGGAAAGACATTGAGTTCAAAACGTTTACCGTTACGTTGAAAAAATAA